Proteins encoded in a region of the Agromyces protaetiae genome:
- a CDS encoding ABC transporter permease, which yields MTAPMDPSAVRRARFARLHDAPLLPISGTVNGRVASATPIRRILQQREMLGLLVRRDIKARYKDSSLGLIWTLVRPLTQLVIYYVVVGQFLGAARGIPDFAIYVFAGLTIYGLFSEIVMGGVGSIVGNSGLVKKINMPREIFPLASIGSAMFNFGIQLVVLILATVVLGVAPLHADLLYAVPSILLILVYGCAFALLLSAANVYLRDIQYLVEVAVMLLMWASPIVYAWTMVRDTVGNGPLLEVYTNNPITLAVLGFQRAFWVSGDVASAYPPLLWLRMGIALVIGLVLVVVTHQVFRKLQGNFAQAL from the coding sequence ATGACTGCCCCGATGGATCCTTCGGCCGTGCGCCGTGCCCGCTTCGCGCGCCTGCACGACGCACCGCTGTTGCCGATCTCCGGGACGGTCAACGGCAGAGTGGCCAGCGCGACACCGATCCGGCGCATCCTGCAACAGCGGGAGATGCTCGGCCTGCTCGTCCGCCGGGACATCAAGGCTCGATACAAGGATTCCAGCCTGGGGCTGATCTGGACGCTGGTGCGTCCACTCACCCAGTTGGTCATCTACTACGTCGTGGTCGGCCAGTTCCTCGGCGCTGCTCGAGGCATCCCCGACTTCGCGATCTACGTTTTTGCCGGACTGACCATCTACGGGCTGTTCAGCGAGATCGTCATGGGCGGCGTCGGCTCCATCGTCGGCAACAGCGGTCTCGTCAAGAAGATCAACATGCCCCGCGAGATCTTCCCGCTCGCCTCGATCGGTTCCGCGATGTTCAATTTCGGCATCCAACTGGTCGTCCTCATCCTCGCAACGGTGGTGCTCGGCGTCGCGCCGCTCCACGCCGACCTCCTCTACGCGGTGCCGTCGATCCTGCTCATCCTCGTATACGGCTGTGCGTTCGCCCTGCTCCTGTCGGCGGCGAACGTCTACCTCCGCGACATCCAGTACCTCGTCGAGGTCGCCGTGATGCTCCTCATGTGGGCCTCGCCGATCGTGTACGCGTGGACGATGGTGCGCGACACGGTGGGCAACGGTCCACTGCTCGAGGTCTACACCAACAACCCGATCACGCTCGCCGTGCTCGGCTTCCAACGCGCCTTCTGGGTGTCGGGCGATGTGGCATCGGCCTATCCCCCCTTGCTCTGGCTGCGCATGGGCATCGCCCTCGTCATCGGCCTCGTGCTCGTCGTCGTGACGCACCAGGTGTTCCGGAAGCTGCAGGGCAACTTCGCGCAGGCGCTGTGA
- a CDS encoding glycosyltransferase family 2 protein has translation MSDARDRRTGVIVVTVLYRSGDELAGFVDSARSSAGDVELEIVAVNNSAEDADDARRRAEALGVRFVQAPGNLGYGGGINHGLATVPHAGRPVLIANPDVRFLGDAIPSMLDGLQHADSDVAAVGPRIVDADGIVYPSARRLPSVSTGVGHALLGSIAPSNPWTQRYRAIDDYTRDRDVEWLSGACLLIRAAWFDTLDGFDTSYFMYFEDVDLGARIQSNGGRNRFVAAATVQHTGAHSTSTSADAMLRAHHRSAALFLSRRYGRWYQAPLRAALRCGLYLRSTILTRPGRRTVSRTSKKASR, from the coding sequence GTGAGCGACGCGAGAGACCGGCGCACCGGCGTGATCGTCGTCACGGTGCTGTACCGCTCGGGCGATGAGCTCGCGGGCTTCGTCGACTCCGCGAGGAGCTCGGCCGGGGACGTCGAGCTCGAGATCGTGGCAGTGAACAACAGCGCCGAGGACGCCGACGACGCGCGCCGGCGCGCCGAGGCCCTCGGCGTGCGGTTCGTCCAGGCCCCTGGCAACCTGGGTTACGGCGGCGGGATCAACCACGGCCTCGCCACGGTGCCGCACGCCGGCCGGCCCGTGCTCATCGCGAACCCCGACGTCCGATTCCTCGGTGACGCCATCCCGTCGATGCTCGACGGACTCCAGCACGCGGACTCCGACGTCGCCGCCGTCGGACCGAGGATCGTCGACGCCGACGGCATCGTGTATCCCTCGGCCCGGCGGCTCCCCTCGGTTTCGACGGGCGTCGGTCACGCGCTTCTCGGCTCGATCGCGCCGTCGAACCCGTGGACGCAGCGGTACCGGGCGATCGACGACTACACACGCGACCGAGACGTCGAGTGGCTCTCCGGCGCATGCCTGCTCATACGGGCCGCATGGTTCGACACGCTCGACGGATTCGACACATCGTATTTCATGTACTTCGAGGACGTCGATCTCGGTGCCCGCATCCAGTCCAACGGCGGGCGCAATCGCTTCGTCGCGGCGGCCACGGTGCAGCACACGGGCGCGCACTCGACCTCGACCAGCGCTGACGCGATGCTCCGCGCGCATCATCGAAGCGCCGCGCTGTTCCTCAGCCGCCGATACGGCCGCTGGTATCAGGCCCCCCTGCGCGCGGCGCTCCGTTGCGGCCTGTACCTGCGTTCCACGATCCTGACCCGGCCGGGCCGCCGGACCGTCAGCCGCACGTCAAAGAAAGCATCCAGATGA
- a CDS encoding ABC transporter ATP-binding protein, with the protein MTQSTGAASSEPPVVVRVDDVSKRFSIRKDNSLKERIVTFGRAGRQHREDFWALSGVSTEIRAGQTIGLIGHNGSGKSTLLKVIGGILEPTSGGVESRGRIAALLELGAGFHPDLTGRENVFLNASVLGLSQRETEERFDDIVAFSEIGDFIDTQVKFYSSGMYVRLAFAVAVHTDPDILIVDEVLAVGDEAFQRKCMNKIKSFQSEGRTIILVTHSMGQVQELCDQVVLLHHGQVVQAGDPWEAVAAFRDLLEERRQEHIQEEAAPDPAMQNAQIVDAHVRVIGRADGERAQPGDDIEITTTLSHSSGLDDWICGIQIDNVAGQAVYGTTTKRVGLVPGRLIGERTLTLTVRDAMFSGGKYFVNVSLMDLDGRHLFDLPQAASFSVTDQDDATGVVYARPEIQLSDG; encoded by the coding sequence ATGACCCAGTCAACCGGCGCAGCCTCCTCCGAGCCCCCCGTCGTCGTTCGGGTCGACGACGTCTCCAAGCGGTTCAGCATCCGCAAGGACAACTCGCTGAAGGAGCGCATCGTCACGTTCGGCCGAGCCGGCCGCCAGCACCGTGAAGACTTCTGGGCACTGTCCGGCGTCTCGACCGAGATCCGGGCCGGCCAGACGATCGGGCTGATCGGACACAATGGGTCCGGCAAGAGCACCCTGCTGAAGGTCATCGGCGGCATCCTCGAACCCACGAGCGGCGGGGTCGAGTCACGCGGCCGGATCGCGGCGCTACTCGAGCTCGGCGCGGGCTTCCACCCCGATCTCACCGGCCGGGAGAACGTGTTCCTCAACGCCTCCGTACTCGGGCTGTCCCAGCGCGAGACCGAAGAGCGGTTCGACGACATCGTCGCGTTCTCGGAGATCGGCGACTTCATCGACACCCAGGTGAAGTTCTATTCCTCCGGCATGTACGTTCGCCTGGCGTTCGCGGTGGCCGTGCACACCGATCCGGACATCCTGATCGTCGACGAGGTGCTCGCCGTGGGCGACGAGGCGTTCCAGCGCAAGTGCATGAACAAGATCAAGTCGTTCCAGTCCGAGGGACGCACGATCATTCTCGTCACGCACTCCATGGGCCAGGTGCAAGAGCTGTGCGACCAGGTCGTCCTCCTCCATCACGGCCAGGTCGTGCAGGCCGGCGATCCGTGGGAGGCGGTCGCGGCGTTCCGCGACCTGCTGGAGGAGCGCCGGCAGGAGCACATCCAGGAAGAGGCGGCGCCAGACCCCGCGATGCAGAACGCCCAGATCGTCGACGCCCACGTGCGCGTCATAGGCCGGGCCGATGGCGAACGGGCGCAGCCTGGTGACGACATCGAGATCACCACCACGCTCAGCCATTCGTCTGGCCTGGACGACTGGATCTGCGGCATCCAGATCGACAATGTGGCCGGCCAAGCCGTCTACGGCACGACGACCAAGCGGGTCGGTCTCGTTCCCGGCCGACTGATCGGCGAGCGAACACTCACGTTGACCGTGCGCGACGCGATGTTCTCAGGCGGCAAGTACTTCGTGAACGTGTCGCTCATGGATCTCGACGGGCGCCACCTCTTCGACCTGCCGCAGGCGGCGTCGTTCTCGGTCACCGACCAGGACGACGCCACAGGCGTCGTGTATGCCCGGCCCGAGATCCAGCTCAGCGACGGATGA
- the rfbA gene encoding glucose-1-phosphate thymidylyltransferase RfbA: MRGIILAGGSGTRLWPITKGISKQLMPIYDKPMIYYPLSTLMMAGIKEILVITTPEYNDQFKALLGDGSQLGIRLEYAVQPSPDGLAQAFIIGEEFIGDESVALVLGDNIFHGTGLGSSLRANGEIDGGLVFAYHVSNPTAYGVVEFDDDMKAVSIEEKPVTPKSNYAVPGLYFYDNTVVQIAKTIEPSARGELEISTVNERYLDAGRLQVQVLDRGTAWLDTGTFESMMQASEYVRVIEDRQGFKIGCLEEIAWRAGWIDDAQLAELAAPLVKSGYGAYLRRLLAP; this comes from the coding sequence ATGCGCGGCATCATTCTCGCCGGCGGCTCCGGCACGCGGCTCTGGCCGATCACCAAGGGCATCTCCAAGCAGCTCATGCCCATCTACGACAAGCCGATGATCTACTACCCGCTGTCGACGCTCATGATGGCGGGCATCAAGGAGATCCTCGTGATCACGACGCCCGAGTACAACGACCAGTTCAAGGCGCTGCTCGGTGACGGATCGCAGCTCGGCATCAGGCTCGAGTACGCGGTGCAGCCCTCGCCCGACGGTCTCGCGCAGGCGTTCATCATCGGCGAGGAGTTCATCGGCGACGAGTCCGTCGCCTTGGTGCTCGGCGACAACATCTTCCACGGCACCGGACTCGGGTCGTCGCTGCGCGCCAACGGCGAGATCGACGGCGGCCTCGTGTTCGCGTACCACGTGTCCAACCCGACGGCCTACGGCGTCGTCGAGTTCGATGACGACATGAAAGCGGTGTCGATCGAGGAGAAGCCGGTCACGCCGAAGAGCAACTATGCCGTCCCCGGCCTGTACTTCTATGACAACACGGTCGTGCAGATCGCCAAGACGATCGAACCCAGCGCGCGCGGCGAGCTCGAGATCTCGACCGTCAACGAGCGGTACCTCGACGCCGGCCGGCTGCAGGTGCAGGTGCTCGACCGAGGCACGGCCTGGCTCGACACCGGCACCTTCGAATCGATGATGCAGGCGTCGGAGTACGTCCGCGTCATCGAGGACCGACAGGGTTTCAAGATCGGATGCCTCGAAGAGATCGCCTGGCGCGCCGGGTGGATCGACGACGCGCAGCTGGCCGAACTCGCGGCCCCGCTCGTCAAGAGCGGGTACGGGGCGTATCTGCGGCGGTTGCTCGCACCGTAA
- the rfbC gene encoding dTDP-4-dehydrorhamnose 3,5-epimerase, whose protein sequence is MQIRELKIPDSYEITPKQFGDDRGVFLEWYRFDRLEETIGHPLQLAQGNTSVSKRGVVRGIHFADVPPSQAKYVTATHGAVLDFVIDIRVGSPTFGQWDSVLLDDQDRRAIYIAEGLGHCFIALSDDATVSYLVTSTFNAEREHGIDPLDPTVGLEFPVDRDDLLLSPKDTDAPSLAEAAETGLLPTWDAARAYYASLNEGH, encoded by the coding sequence GTGCAGATCCGCGAATTGAAGATCCCCGACAGCTACGAGATCACACCCAAGCAGTTCGGGGACGACCGCGGGGTGTTCCTCGAGTGGTACCGGTTCGACCGGCTCGAAGAGACCATCGGCCACCCGCTGCAGCTCGCCCAGGGCAACACCTCGGTCTCCAAGCGGGGCGTCGTGCGAGGCATCCACTTCGCCGACGTGCCGCCGAGCCAGGCCAAGTACGTGACGGCGACGCACGGCGCCGTGCTCGACTTCGTGATCGACATCCGCGTCGGCTCGCCCACGTTCGGCCAGTGGGACTCGGTGCTCCTCGATGACCAGGACCGACGCGCGATCTACATCGCCGAAGGGCTCGGGCACTGCTTCATCGCGCTCAGCGACGATGCGACGGTCAGCTACCTCGTGACCTCGACGTTCAACGCCGAGCGCGAGCACGGCATCGACCCGCTCGACCCGACCGTCGGCCTGGAGTTCCCGGTGGACCGAGACGACCTCCTGCTCTCGCCGAAAGACACCGACGCGCCGAGCCTCGCCGAGGCGGCCGAGACCGGCCTGCTCCCGACGTGGGACGCGGCCCGCGCGTACTACGCCTCCCTGAACGAAGGACACTGA
- the rfbB gene encoding dTDP-glucose 4,6-dehydratase — translation MSNLLVTGGAGFIGSNFVHYVIEHTDHTVTVLDKLTYAGNLASLDGLPDDRFRFVKGDIADAQLVDGLVAETDAVVHYAAESHNDNSLSDPRPFLDTNIIGTYTLIEAARRHGTRFHHISTDEVYGDLELDDPERFTEQTPYNPSSPYSSTKAGSDLLVRAWVRSFGLQATISNCSNNYGPYQHVEKFIPRQITNVLRGERPKLYGKGENVRDWIHANDHSSAVLTILEKGEIGETYLIGADGEKNNKEVVELILTELGQPADAYDHVVDRPGHDLRYAIDSTKLRTELGWQPQFSDFTSGLADTIAWYRDHEAWWAPQKDQTEARYREQGQ, via the coding sequence GTGTCAAATCTCCTCGTGACCGGCGGTGCCGGCTTCATCGGCTCCAACTTCGTCCACTACGTGATCGAGCACACCGACCACACGGTGACGGTGCTCGACAAGCTGACCTACGCCGGGAACCTCGCCTCGCTCGACGGCCTCCCCGACGACCGCTTCCGCTTCGTCAAGGGCGACATCGCCGACGCCCAGCTCGTCGACGGCCTGGTCGCCGAGACCGACGCCGTCGTGCACTACGCGGCCGAGAGCCACAACGACAACTCGCTCTCCGACCCGCGCCCGTTCCTCGACACGAACATCATCGGCACCTACACGCTGATCGAGGCGGCCCGCCGGCACGGCACACGCTTCCACCACATCTCGACCGACGAGGTCTACGGCGACCTCGAGCTCGACGACCCCGAGCGGTTCACCGAGCAGACGCCCTACAACCCTTCGAGCCCGTATTCGTCCACCAAGGCGGGCAGCGATCTGCTCGTGCGCGCGTGGGTGCGCTCGTTCGGCCTGCAGGCGACCATCTCGAACTGCTCGAACAACTACGGCCCCTACCAGCACGTCGAGAAGTTCATCCCGCGCCAGATCACGAACGTGCTGCGCGGCGAACGGCCGAAGCTGTACGGCAAGGGCGAGAACGTGCGCGACTGGATCCACGCGAACGACCACTCCTCCGCCGTGCTCACGATCCTCGAGAAGGGTGAGATCGGCGAGACCTACCTGATCGGCGCCGACGGCGAGAAGAACAACAAAGAGGTGGTGGAGCTCATCCTGACCGAGCTCGGGCAGCCGGCGGACGCGTACGACCACGTCGTCGACCGCCCCGGCCACGACCTGCGCTACGCGATCGACTCCACGAAGCTGCGCACCGAGCTCGGCTGGCAGCCGCAGTTCTCCGACTTCACGTCCGGACTGGCCGACACGATCGCGTGGTACCGCGACCACGAGGCCTGGTGGGCACCGCAGAAGGATCAGACCGAGGCCCGCTACCGCGAGCAGGGGCAGTGA
- the rfbD gene encoding dTDP-4-dehydrorhamnose reductase, with amino-acid sequence MLGRDLQDALAGREVTALGRADLDVTDASATRDAVAGHDVVINAAAYTKVDDAESHEDDAYAVNATGAANLASAASLAGARLVQVSTDYVFDGSATSPYAEDEPYGPISAYGRTKAAGERMALEANPGATFVVRTAWLYGAHGPNFAKTMLKLAESKDTWAVVDDQVGQPTWTGDLARQIVTMIDADAPAGIYHGTNGGQVSWYGFARAVLEEAGLDPERITTTDSSAFVRPAPRPAYSVLGHEAWNRAGVAPMRDWRDALRAASAEGVLDA; translated from the coding sequence ATGCTCGGCCGCGACCTGCAGGACGCGCTCGCGGGTCGCGAGGTGACCGCGCTCGGTCGCGCGGATCTGGACGTGACGGATGCTTCCGCGACGCGCGATGCCGTCGCGGGTCATGATGTGGTGATCAACGCGGCCGCCTACACGAAGGTCGACGACGCCGAGTCGCACGAGGACGACGCCTACGCGGTGAACGCGACGGGCGCCGCCAACCTCGCGAGTGCGGCATCGCTCGCCGGCGCCCGTCTCGTGCAGGTGTCGACCGATTACGTGTTCGACGGCAGCGCCACCTCGCCCTATGCCGAAGACGAGCCGTACGGCCCGATCTCGGCCTACGGCCGCACGAAAGCCGCGGGCGAGCGCATGGCGCTCGAGGCGAACCCGGGCGCGACGTTCGTCGTGCGCACCGCGTGGCTGTACGGAGCCCACGGCCCGAACTTCGCGAAGACCATGCTGAAGCTCGCCGAGTCGAAGGACACCTGGGCCGTCGTCGACGACCAGGTGGGGCAGCCGACCTGGACGGGCGACCTCGCGCGGCAGATCGTGACGATGATCGACGCCGACGCCCCCGCCGGGATCTATCACGGCACGAACGGCGGTCAGGTGAGCTGGTACGGGTTCGCTCGCGCCGTGCTCGAGGAGGCCGGGCTCGACCCCGAGCGGATCACCACGACGGACAGCTCAGCGTTCGTGCGGCCCGCGCCTCGACCGGCGTACTCGGTGCTCGGACACGAGGCCTGGAACCGTGCCGGCGTCGCGCCCATGCGCGACTGGCGTGACGCTCTTCGGGCCGCCTCCGCCGAGGGCGTACTCGACGCGTGA
- a CDS encoding glycosyltransferase family 2 protein, with protein MMVGVPPAHRMEIWVDLAGTPPERTATIVSALRTAGFEADRIRFVSDANQVGVESPGAEFGIETLTDVAALTERLMQTEAEFVCVVRRAAVVPGLAPVTVGFLDRFPQVALAYGDSSTAGGAPLLRPRFSPIRLRGNDYLGPVVVARAAALRTLSPFRADARGASIYDLFLRAADHGLEIELIPDALAIEDLVEDLDGEVAFEMSAAQARVVREHLAAEHIEAEVEEIEPFVRRVRYAVDGEPLVSIVIPTRGGVAEIAGYDRVLVTEAVRGIVDRTTYRNLEFVVVADRDTPESVIADLEALCGDRLRLVAWDAPFNFSAKMNRGAVAARGEYLLLLNDDVEVVTDDWIDTMLGLAQQPGVGIVGAQLHFEDSTIQHAGQIYLQGVAGHAGFGWRGRQDDGIASTKVDHEVSGVTAAAAMIARDLFLELGGFTLELPGNYNDVDLNMKVRERGLSAVVSPWARLYHFESKTRDPKILGSDIATLQSRWSRRMQTELYSRMM; from the coding sequence ATGATGGTGGGAGTGCCGCCGGCGCACCGTATGGAGATCTGGGTCGACCTGGCCGGCACGCCGCCCGAGCGCACCGCGACGATCGTCTCGGCGCTGCGGACGGCCGGCTTCGAGGCCGATCGCATCCGATTCGTGTCCGATGCGAACCAGGTCGGCGTTGAATCGCCCGGCGCCGAGTTCGGCATCGAGACGCTCACGGATGTGGCCGCGCTCACCGAGCGCCTCATGCAGACCGAGGCGGAGTTCGTGTGCGTCGTTCGCCGTGCTGCCGTCGTACCGGGCCTCGCCCCTGTCACGGTCGGATTCCTCGATCGGTTCCCGCAGGTCGCGCTGGCCTACGGTGACTCGAGCACGGCCGGCGGAGCGCCGTTACTGCGCCCGCGGTTCTCGCCGATCCGGCTGCGCGGCAATGACTACCTCGGGCCCGTCGTCGTCGCACGCGCGGCGGCGCTCCGGACGCTGAGTCCCTTCCGTGCCGATGCGCGCGGTGCGTCGATCTACGACCTCTTCCTCCGCGCCGCGGATCACGGTCTCGAGATCGAGCTCATCCCGGACGCGCTGGCCATTGAGGACCTGGTCGAAGACCTCGACGGCGAGGTCGCGTTCGAAATGAGCGCGGCCCAGGCCCGCGTCGTGCGCGAGCACCTCGCGGCGGAGCACATCGAGGCCGAGGTCGAGGAGATCGAACCGTTCGTCCGGCGCGTACGTTATGCCGTCGACGGCGAGCCGCTCGTCTCGATCGTGATCCCGACGCGCGGCGGTGTCGCCGAGATCGCCGGCTACGATCGGGTGCTCGTCACCGAGGCGGTCCGCGGAATCGTCGATCGCACCACCTACCGGAACCTCGAATTCGTCGTGGTCGCCGACCGGGACACCCCCGAATCGGTCATCGCCGACCTCGAGGCGCTGTGCGGCGACCGTCTCCGGCTCGTGGCCTGGGATGCACCCTTCAACTTCAGCGCCAAGATGAACCGCGGCGCCGTCGCCGCCCGCGGGGAGTACCTCCTTCTGCTCAATGACGACGTCGAGGTCGTCACCGACGATTGGATCGACACCATGCTGGGGCTCGCGCAGCAGCCTGGCGTCGGCATCGTCGGCGCTCAGCTCCACTTCGAGGACAGCACGATCCAGCACGCCGGGCAGATTTACCTGCAGGGCGTTGCTGGCCACGCCGGATTCGGGTGGCGCGGTCGTCAAGACGACGGGATCGCCTCCACCAAGGTCGACCACGAGGTCTCTGGCGTGACGGCGGCCGCGGCGATGATTGCGCGCGATCTCTTCCTCGAGCTCGGCGGGTTCACGCTCGAGCTGCCCGGCAACTACAACGACGTGGACCTGAACATGAAGGTCCGCGAGCGCGGCTTGAGCGCGGTGGTGAGCCCGTGGGCACGTCTGTACCACTTCGAGTCGAAGACCCGCGATCCGAAAATCCTCGGCTCGGACATCGCAACGCTGCAATCGAGATGGTCGCGCCGCATGCAGACCGAGCTCTACTCGAGGATGATGTGA